The Nocardioides ochotonae genome segment CCTCGAACGGCGCCCAGACCGCGGCGAGGTCCTCGGCGTGCTCGCCGACGTAGGTCACCCCGGCCTGGGTGAGGCGCAGCGAGCGCCGGCCGCGCTCGGAGGTGGTCTCGACGAGCCCCTCGTCCTCCAGCTGCTGGATGGTCGGGTAGACCGAGCCGGGGCTCGGTTTCCACACGCCGCCCGAACGGGCCTCGATCTGCTGGATCACCTGGTAGCCGTTGAGCGTGTCCCCGGCGCGCTCCGCCGTGGCGAGCACGTCGAGGATCGCCGAGCGCACGTCGCCGCGGCGCACCCGCGGCCCGCGACGCTCCTCGGTCCCGGGCTGGCCGAAGCCGAAGATCCCGGCCAGCCACGGCGGCGGTCCGCCGTGGCCACCCGGGCCACCGGCCCAGCCCGGCCCGCCGCCGGGACGGCGGTGCCCACGGCGTCCGCCCTCGAAGCCCCAGGCGCCCGGCCCGCCGCGGTGCTGCTGGCGCAGCCCGTCGACGTCCTGCGCGAACTGGCGGCCGAGCTCGGCGCCCCACCGGCCGAGGTCGCGCCCCAGCCCGCCGCCTCCACATGCCTCTTCGGATCCCATGACCGCTCCTTCCCTCACGTCTCGTTCCCATAGCGATATATCGCGATCGTACGGCGGTGAAGGACACCGAACAAGCGGCCGTGCTGACATTTGTCATGGCCGATCGGTGATGCCACGCACTGCCGCCGGGCCCCGACGCACGGCATCGTCGGAGGCATGCGATCCACCGTGCCCCGCACCCCCGACGACACCCCCGCCGTCCGACTGCGCGGGGTCCGCCGCACCTACGGCACCGGGGACTCCCGGTTCGAGGCCGTGCGCGGCGTCGACCTCGACGTGGCCCGCGGCAGCGTGGTCGCCCTGCTCGGCACCAACGGCGCGGGCAAGACCTCGCTGCTGGAGGTCGTCGAGGGCCTCGCCCCCGCCAGCGGCGGCACGATCGAGGTCCTCGGCCTGGACCCGGTCGCCGACCGCGCGGAGGTACGCCGTCGTACCGGCGTGCTGCTGCAGCGCAGCGGCTTCGCCGCCGACCTCACCGTGCGCGAGACCCTCGAGATGTGGGCCACGACGCTGAGCACCCCACGCCCGGTCGCCGAGGGCCTGGCCCTGCTCGACCTCGAGGGCCGCGCCGACACCCGGGTCGGGGCGCTCTCCGGCGGCGAGCAGCGCCGCCTCGACCTCTCCTGCACGCTGCTCGGTGACCCCGAGCTGGTGCTGCTCGACGAGCCCACCACCGGCCTGGACCCCGAGAGCCGCCAGCGGCTGTGGGAGCTGGTGCGCGGGCTGCGCGACGCCGGGCGCACGGTGGTGCTCTGCACCCACCACCTCGAGGAGGCCGAGGAGCTGGCCGACCGGATCGCGATCATGCACGGCGGGCTGATCGTGCGCGACGGCACCGCCGCCGAGATCACCGCCGCGCGCCCCTCCCGGGTCCGGTTCGGCGCCGTCGCCATGCCGCTGCCCGACGCCGGGTCCCTGGGGGCGCAGAGGGTGCACACCGAGCACGCCGTGACCACCGTCGAGACCCGCGACCTGCAGGCGACGCTCACCGCGCTGCTCACCTGGGCCGGGCGCCACGGCGTACGCCTCGAGGGCCTCGACGCCCGGACCGCGAGCCTGGAGTCGGTGTTCCTCGACATCGCCCGCGAGCCCGTCGACCGCACGAGCGAGCCCGCATCCCACCAGACCGCCCTCGAAGGGACTTCGCGATGAGCACCCTCGCCCCCACCGACTCCGCGACCCCGTCGCCGGCCCGCGCCTCGCTGCGCCGGGTGCGCGGCCTGGTCCGCGCCAACGCACGCCTGGTCGTGCGCAACCGGCTGACGCTGTCCTACGCCGTCGTCCTGCCGCTGCTGCCGCTGCTGCTGGTGCTCGGTGGTGACCGCGGCGCGATCGGCCCGGGCGCCGCCTCGGTGATCACCGTGGTGATGCTCGCGCTGCTGTTCCCGGTCTTCTACAACACCCTCTCGATGGTCGTGACCCGCCGCGACGAGCTGGTGCTCAAGCGGCTGCGCACCGGGGAGGTGCGTGACGGCGAGCTGCTGGTCTCGCTCGCCGCCCCGGGCGCGATCATCGCGATGCTGATCGGGGTCGTGACCATCCCGGCGGCTCTGGCCCTCGGCGTACCCGCCCCGCAGGCGCCGGTGCTCTACCTGCTGACGATCGCCGTGGCGTCGGTGACCCTGGCCACCCTGGCCTTCTGGACCGCCGCGTGGACCCGCAACGCCGAGGCGGCCCAGCTCACCAGCATGCCGGTGATGGCGCTGCTGGTCGCCGGCCAGCTCGCGGTCGGCTTCCCCGAGGAGGTCCGGCGCTGGATCGCCTACACGCCCGGTGGCGCGGTCACCGACCTGGTGCGCGGCTCGTGGTTCGGCCTCGGCCCCGACGACGCCGACCCGACCCTCGACACCCTGGGCGCCTGGGCCGGCGCCGGCGTACCGCTGCTGGTGCTGGTCGCCTGGACGGTCCTGGGCGGCTGGCTCACCGCCCGATCCATGCGCTGGGAGCCGCGCGCCTGAGGCCTCCGCGCCGGGCACAATGGCGCCCACCCGACCACCGACGGCCCAGGAGCGGAGACCCGATGAGCACACGCTGGTGGCGTTGGGCCGACCGCGACGAGGTCTCCCGGGTGGACGCCTACACCCGGCAGTCACTCCACCTGCTGCTGTGGGGGTCGCCGCTCTTCCTCGCGCTGCAGGCCCTGCCCCGGGTGCCGGAGGACCAGACGGGGCTCGCGGCCGGCATCGTCGCGGCGGGCCTGACGGTCTGCGTGCCCGCGACCGTGGTGCTGCGCGACGTGATGGAGGCGCACCCGCGGGCGGGGTCCCTGCCCCGGCGCGCGGTGCCGTTCCTTGCGCTGCTCGCCGTGGCGTACGTCGCGGCGCTGTGGCTGCCCACCGAGACCCGGGGCCTGGCGGTGATGCTGCTGTGGAGCGCGCTGGCCTGGTCGCTGGGCGGGCTGCGCGGGCGGGTGGCCACCGGCGTGCTGCTCGCGGCGCTCACGCTGACCCCGGCCCTCGCGTCCCGCGAGCCGATGACGGCCCTGCTCGGGCTGGGTGTGGGCGCGTTCTTCGTCTTCACCGTGCGGGTCTCGCTGTGGCTGCTGGCGGTGGTCCGTGAGCTCGACGAGGCGCGGAGCACCCGGGCCGCGCTGGCGGTCGCGGAGGAGCGGCTGCGCTTCTCCCGCGACGTCCACGACGTGCTCGGGCGCCAGCTCTCCGTCATCGGGGTGCAGGCCGAGCTGGCCGCAACGCTCGCCGAGCGGGGCGACCCGGGCGCCGCGGCACGGATGCAGGAGGTCCGCGCCGCCGCCCACGAGGCGCTGCGCGAGGCCCGCGAGCTGGCGCGCGGCTACCGCGCCACCGACTGGCACCAGGAGGTCGAGGGGGCCCGCTCGCTGCTGCGCTCGGCCGGCACCGAGGTCGAGCTGGCCGTCGACGACCTGCCGCCCGCCTGGCACGAGCCGGCCGCCTGGGTGGTGCGCGAGGCGGTCACCAACATCCTGCGCCACTCCGCCGCCACCCGGGTGGAGGTCCGCTACGCCGACGGCGAGCTGTGCGTCACCAACGACCGACCGGCCCCCGCAGGCGCCCAGGTCGGGACCGGACTGCGGAGCCTGTCGGACCGGTTGGTGCCGTTGGGTGCGGCGCTGCGGACCGCGCACACCCCGGAGCGCTTCACCGTGGTCGCGGCCCTGCCCGGCACGGCCCCCGCGGCGGTCCCGGCCGCCGGGGCGGGGCTGGTCGCGACCGAGGGCGGTGCCCGATGATCCGGCTGCTCCTCGCCGACGACGAGAACCTGATCCGGGTCGCGCTGGCCCAGCTCCTCGAGCTCGAGGACGACCTGGTGGTCGTCGGCCAGGCCGCCTCCGGCCCCGAGGCGCTCGCGGTGGCCCGCGCCGAGCGCCCCGACGTCGCCGTGCTCGACCTGCAGATGCCCGGCCTCGACGGGATCGGCGTCGCGGAGGCCCTGGCCGCCGAGCTGCCCGGCTGTGGGGTGGTGATGGTGACCGGGCACGGGCGCCCCGGCCACCTCAAGCGGGCCCTGGGCGTCGGCGTGCGCGGCTTCCTGCCCAAGACCACCTCGGCGAGCACGCTGGCCCGCGTCGTACGCGACGTCCACGGCGGGCGCCGCTACGTCGACCCCGAGCTCGCCGCGGAGGCGATGGCCGCCGGGGACAGCCCGCTGACCCCGCGGGAGGCCGACGTGCTGGAGCTGGCCGCCGATGGCGCGCCCGTGGAGGACATCGCCCGCCGTGCCTCGCTCAGCCCCGGCACGGTGCGCAACTACCTCTCCAGCGCGACCTCCAAGCTGGGCGCGGCCAACCGGCACGACGCCTGCGCGACCGCGCGCCGCCTCGGCTGGATCTGAGGCGGGCGGGTCGGAGCGGATCAGGCCTCGCGGGCCAACCAGGCCGCGTAGGCGTCGAAGGTGTAGGGCCGGCCGAGGAAGTCCGCGACCAGGTCCGCGGCGTCCTTCGACCCGCCCCGCGCCAGCACGGTGTCGCGGTAGCGGCCGGCGACGACCGGGTCGAACAGGTCGTCCTCGTCGAAGGCGCTGAACAGGTCCTTGGCGATCACCAGCGACCACATGTAGGTGTAGTACGCCGAGGAGTAGCCGCCCAGGTGGCCGAAGCTGGCGAACATGTGGGTGCCCTCGACGTAGGGGTACGGCGAGTAGCGCGCCTGGAGCTCGCGGGTGCGGGCGGTGAGGTCGTCGGGACGTTCCACGTGGAACCAGTACGACATCGCGGCGTAGAACATCTGCACCCGCGCCTGGATGCCCTTGCCGTAGTCGTCGGCCGCCCGCATCTTCTCCACCAGCGGGCGCGGGATCGGCTCGCCGGCGGCGTTGGTGGCGAAGGACGCCAGCACCTCGGGGTCCCAGGCCCACTCCTCGAGCATCTGGCTGGGCGCCTCGACGAAGTCCCACTCGGTGGCCACGCCGGAGAAGGCGACCCAGTGCTGGTGCCCGCCGAGCACGTGGTGGACCAGGTGGCCGAACTCGTGGAACAGAGTGACCACGTGGTCGTGCTCCATCAGCCCGCGCGCGAAGTTGCAGACCAGCACGCCCTCGGGCAGCTGGCGCCCGGCGACGCCGGGGACCAGGTCGAACTGCGCGGCGTGCTTGTACTTGCCGTCGCGGGGGTGCAGGTCCAGGTGGATGCGGCCGAGCGGCGCGGCGTCGGCCGGGTCGTCGGCGCGGCGCACGTCGTAGGTCGTGACGTCCTCGTGCCAGACCGGGGCGTCGGGCACCTCGTCGTAGCGCAGCCCGAAGAGCCGGCCGGTGACCTCCAGCAGACCGCGACGCACGGTGGCGAAGTCGAAGTAGGTGCGCACCTGCTGGGAGTCGACGTCGTAGCGCTCGCGGCGCACCAGCTCGGAGTAGTACGACGCATCGGCCGAGGGGATCGTCTCCGCACCGGGGACGTCGCGGCGGTAGCGCTCCAGCAGCACCGCGAGGTCACGCTGCATCGGCTCCTCGGCGGCGGCCGCGATCCGGTCGATGAACTCCGGGATCGCCGGGCCGGAGCCGATCATCTTCACCTCCGCGTCGTACGCCGCCCAGTCGGCGTGGCCGAGCAGCGTCGCCAGCTCGTGGCGCAGCGCGAACATCTCCTTGAGCACCGCGTCGTTCTGCGGCCAGCCGCGGGTGAGGAAGGCGAGGTTCATCGCGGCGCGGACCTCGGCGTCGTGGGCGAACATCCGCACCGGCACCGCGTCGGGGTAGTCGGTGGTGGCGGTGACCTGGCCGTCCTCGTCGGCGGGGTGCGCGTCGAGCCAGTCCTGCGGCAGGCCGGCGTAGCGCTCGGCGGGGAAGGTGATGGTGCGGACGTCGTCGCGGGTGTGGCGGCTGAGCTCCTGGTCCAGCGCGGTGAGCCGCTCGCGGATCTCGGCGAGCCGGGCCCGGGTCGCCTCGTCGCGGTCGACGCCGGAGCGGCGGAAGTCGCGCAGGGTGTGCTCCAGCAGCCGGCGCGCGTCGGCGTCGAGGCCGGCGGGGTCCACGGCGGAGAAGACCTCGAACAGCGCACGGTCCTGGGACAGCTCGGTGCCCAGCCGGTCGGCCTCGACCTCGGCCTGCTCGGCGTGCTCGCGCACCGCCGGGTCGGGGTGGACGTTGGCGAACAGCGACCCGACGGCGGCGACCCGGCGCAGCTCGATGCACAGGTCGTTCCACGTCTCCAGCACGCCCAGCGGGTCGCCGGCGTCCGCGCCGCGGAGCCGGTCGGCGAGCTCGCGGGCCACGGCGAGGCGGTCCCGGGACTGGTCGTCGACCCAGCCCAGGGCACCCTCGGCGGCGGGCAGGAGGACCGGGGACGCGGTGGGGGCGCTCATGGGCGTCAGCCTGCCACGCGCCGGGGACGGTCCGCGATCGGTCATCGTGCCCGCGCGCCGCTTCCGCTGGCCCTACGATCCGAGCCATGACGACACGCCTGCTCCAGCGCTGGGCCGGCGTGGTGCTCGCCGGCCTCCTGGCTCCCGCGCTGGTCACCGCCGCGACCGCCGTCCCGGCCTGGTCGCCCGACGACGCCGGCGGGGCGAGCGTCGCGAGCGTGGCGGAGCGGGCGCGCAAGGACCCCCGCCTCACCCGCCCGCTCCACCTCGACGACCGGCTCCCGGCGACCGGGCAGGAGCGCCGCTACCGCCGGATCGCGCAGACCCCCCAGGCGATCTGGTACGCCCCCGAGCAGCACCCCACCTCCTCCCTCGCCGCGGCCGTGTCCGACCAGGTGGTCCGCGCCACCGCGACCCGGAGCACGCCGGTGCTGGTGCTCTACGCGATCCCCGACCGCGACTGCGGGCAGCACTCCGGCGGCGGGCTGCGCGGCGCCGCGGCGTACCGCGCCTACGTGCGGGCCTTCGCCCGCGGCCTCGGCACCCGCAGCAAGGCGCTGGTCGTCGTCGAGCCGGACGCGATCGCCCTGATCGGCCAGCCGGACTGCGCGGACACGGCGGCCCGCCTGAAGATGCTGCGCTTCGCGGTCACCCGGATCGCGCGGACCGGCGCGTGGGCCTACCTCGACGCCGGCCACTCCGCCTGGACGCCGTACGACGGGCGCGCGCGGCTGCTCAAGCGGGCCGGGATCGCGCAGGCACGCGGGTTCAGCACCAACGTCGCG includes the following:
- a CDS encoding PadR family transcriptional regulator; its protein translation is MGSEEACGGGGLGRDLGRWGAELGRQFAQDVDGLRQQHRGGPGAWGFEGGRRGHRRPGGGPGWAGGPGGHGGPPPWLAGIFGFGQPGTEERRGPRVRRGDVRSAILDVLATAERAGDTLNGYQVIQQIEARSGGVWKPSPGSVYPTIQQLEDEGLVETTSERGRRSLRLTQAGVTYVGEHAEDLAAVWAPFEDTSHAGSDRDGETQPGGTDLKPEIGQVMSAVWQVVTTGTPQQKAAAIEILVDARRRLYGVLADPEGADGAPDAPDATDPAGSPEADGTGDGHSDGGERS
- a CDS encoding ABC transporter ATP-binding protein, coding for MRSTVPRTPDDTPAVRLRGVRRTYGTGDSRFEAVRGVDLDVARGSVVALLGTNGAGKTSLLEVVEGLAPASGGTIEVLGLDPVADRAEVRRRTGVLLQRSGFAADLTVRETLEMWATTLSTPRPVAEGLALLDLEGRADTRVGALSGGEQRRLDLSCTLLGDPELVLLDEPTTGLDPESRQRLWELVRGLRDAGRTVVLCTHHLEEAEELADRIAIMHGGLIVRDGTAAEITAARPSRVRFGAVAMPLPDAGSLGAQRVHTEHAVTTVETRDLQATLTALLTWAGRHGVRLEGLDARTASLESVFLDIAREPVDRTSEPASHQTALEGTSR
- a CDS encoding ABC transporter permease is translated as MSTLAPTDSATPSPARASLRRVRGLVRANARLVVRNRLTLSYAVVLPLLPLLLVLGGDRGAIGPGAASVITVVMLALLFPVFYNTLSMVVTRRDELVLKRLRTGEVRDGELLVSLAAPGAIIAMLIGVVTIPAALALGVPAPQAPVLYLLTIAVASVTLATLAFWTAAWTRNAEAAQLTSMPVMALLVAGQLAVGFPEEVRRWIAYTPGGAVTDLVRGSWFGLGPDDADPTLDTLGAWAGAGVPLLVLVAWTVLGGWLTARSMRWEPRA
- a CDS encoding sensor histidine kinase — encoded protein: MSTRWWRWADRDEVSRVDAYTRQSLHLLLWGSPLFLALQALPRVPEDQTGLAAGIVAAGLTVCVPATVVLRDVMEAHPRAGSLPRRAVPFLALLAVAYVAALWLPTETRGLAVMLLWSALAWSLGGLRGRVATGVLLAALTLTPALASREPMTALLGLGVGAFFVFTVRVSLWLLAVVRELDEARSTRAALAVAEERLRFSRDVHDVLGRQLSVIGVQAELAATLAERGDPGAAARMQEVRAAAHEALREARELARGYRATDWHQEVEGARSLLRSAGTEVELAVDDLPPAWHEPAAWVVREAVTNILRHSAATRVEVRYADGELCVTNDRPAPAGAQVGTGLRSLSDRLVPLGAALRTAHTPERFTVVAALPGTAPAAVPAAGAGLVATEGGAR
- a CDS encoding response regulator transcription factor, whose translation is MIRLLLADDENLIRVALAQLLELEDDLVVVGQAASGPEALAVARAERPDVAVLDLQMPGLDGIGVAEALAAELPGCGVVMVTGHGRPGHLKRALGVGVRGFLPKTTSASTLARVVRDVHGGRRYVDPELAAEAMAAGDSPLTPREADVLELAADGAPVEDIARRASLSPGTVRNYLSSATSKLGAANRHDACATARRLGWI
- a CDS encoding M3 family metallopeptidase, which encodes MSAPTASPVLLPAAEGALGWVDDQSRDRLAVARELADRLRGADAGDPLGVLETWNDLCIELRRVAAVGSLFANVHPDPAVREHAEQAEVEADRLGTELSQDRALFEVFSAVDPAGLDADARRLLEHTLRDFRRSGVDRDEATRARLAEIRERLTALDQELSRHTRDDVRTITFPAERYAGLPQDWLDAHPADEDGQVTATTDYPDAVPVRMFAHDAEVRAAMNLAFLTRGWPQNDAVLKEMFALRHELATLLGHADWAAYDAEVKMIGSGPAIPEFIDRIAAAAEEPMQRDLAVLLERYRRDVPGAETIPSADASYYSELVRRERYDVDSQQVRTYFDFATVRRGLLEVTGRLFGLRYDEVPDAPVWHEDVTTYDVRRADDPADAAPLGRIHLDLHPRDGKYKHAAQFDLVPGVAGRQLPEGVLVCNFARGLMEHDHVVTLFHEFGHLVHHVLGGHQHWVAFSGVATEWDFVEAPSQMLEEWAWDPEVLASFATNAAGEPIPRPLVEKMRAADDYGKGIQARVQMFYAAMSYWFHVERPDDLTARTRELQARYSPYPYVEGTHMFASFGHLGGYSSAYYTYMWSLVIAKDLFSAFDEDDLFDPVVAGRYRDTVLARGGSKDAADLVADFLGRPYTFDAYAAWLAREA
- a CDS encoding glycoside hydrolase family 6 protein, whose product is MTTRLLQRWAGVVLAGLLAPALVTAATAVPAWSPDDAGGASVASVAERARKDPRLTRPLHLDDRLPATGQERRYRRIAQTPQAIWYAPEQHPTSSLAAAVSDQVVRATATRSTPVLVLYAIPDRDCGQHSGGGLRGAAAYRAYVRAFARGLGTRSKALVVVEPDAIALIGQPDCADTAARLKMLRFAVTRIARTGAWAYLDAGHSAWTPYDGRARLLKRAGIAQARGFSTNVANFRPLPDERAYATGLRRELARIGVKGARYVVDTSRNGAAAPVVGDVINPTWARLGPAPKRRFQDGLDATLWIKHPGESDGAVNGGNAAGQWCDLLADRLLGRADSPSC